From a region of the Falco cherrug isolate bFalChe1 chromosome 9, bFalChe1.pri, whole genome shotgun sequence genome:
- the CPN1 gene encoding carboxypeptidase N catalytic chain isoform X1, translating into MARWLRSLAGALLLLEGAAALSFLHHRYEEMVQALFRVQSQCPYITRIYSIGRSVEGRHLYVLEFSDYPGIHEPLEPEFKYVGNMHGNEVLGRELLLQLSEFLCEEYRRGNERITHLIHDTRIHIMPSMNPDGYEVAAKQGPDSNGYLTGRNNANGVDLNRNFPDLNTFMYYSGEISGPNHHIPLPDNWKSQVEPETLAVIQWISSYNFVLSANLHGGAVVANYPYDKSQDQRFRSHRRTVNTPTPDDKLFQKLAKTYSYAHGWMHRGWNCGDYFADGITNGASWYSLSKGMQDFNYLYTNCFEITLELSCNKFPPEEDLERQWMANREALVAFIEEVHQGIKGLVSDENNNGIAGAVISVQGISHDITSGDTGDYFRLLLPGTYTVTASAEGYQPQTVTTTVGPAAPSLVHFQLKQDVVRKPLERKTSGTRTNNKALQKKVVPRATRRGTQR; encoded by the exons ATGGCTCGGTGGCTGCGGTCCCTGGcgggagccctgctgctgctcgaGGGGGCAGCCGCCCTCAGCTTCCTCCACCATCGCTACGAGGAGATGGTGCAGGCCCTGTTCCGTGTGCAGAGCCAGTGCCCCTACATCACCCGCATCTACAGCATCGGCCGCAGCGTCGAGGGCCGACACCTCTACGTGCTGGAGTTCAGCGACTACCCGGGCATCCACGAGCCCC TGGAGCCGGAGTTCAAGTATGTTGGGAACATGCATGGGAACGAGGTGCTGGGCcgtgagctgctgctgcagctctctgagTTCCTGTGTGAGGAGTACCGCCGGGGCAACGAGCGGATCACCCACCTCATCCACGACACACGCATCCACATCATGCCCTCCATGAACCCCGACGGGTACGAAGTGGCTGCCAAGCAG GGCCCAGACAGCAATGGGTACTTGACGGGGAGGAACAACGCCAATGGAGTGGACTTGAACCGCAACTTCCCTGACCTCAACACATTCATGTACTACAGTGGGGAAATCAGTGGGCCAAATCACCACATCCCGCTGCCCGACAACTGGAAAAGCCAG GTGGAGCCAGAGACGTTGGCTGTGATCCAGTGGATCAGCAGCTACAACTTTGTGCTCTCAGCCAATCTCCATGGTGGAGCAGTGGTGGCAAATTACCCCTACGATAAGTCTCAGGACCAGCGGTTCAGGAGCCACCGGCGCACAGTCAACACACCTACCCCTGATGACAAGTTGTTCCAGAAG CTGGCCAAGACCTACTCGTATGCCCACGGCTGGATGCACCGTGGCTGGAACTGCGGGGACTACTTTGCTGATGGCATCACGAATGGGGCATCCTGGTACTCACTCAGCAAAG gcATGCAGGACTTCAATTACCTCTATACCAACTGCTTTGAAATCACCCTGGAACTGAGCTGCAATAAATTCCCCCCTGAGGAGGACCTGGAGCGGCAGTGGATGGCCAACCGAGAGGCCCTTGTTGCTTTCATTGAAGAG GTTCACCAGGGCATCAAAGGTCTGGTGTCAGATGAGAACAACAACGGCATTGCAGGAGCAGTGATTTCTGTCCAGGGAATCAGCCATGACATCACCTCTG GCGATACAGGGGATTATTtccggctgctgctgcctggcacttACACTGtcactgcctctgcagaggggtACCAGCCACAGACAGTGACCACAACAGTTGGCCCAGCTGCACCTTCACTG GTGCATTTCCAGCTCAAACAAGACGTGGTGAGGAAGCCCCTGGAGCGTAAAACCTCAGGCACACGCACAAACAACAAAGCCCTTCAGAAGAAGGTAGTGCCAAGAGCTACCCGCCGGGGGACCCAAAGATGA
- the CPN1 gene encoding carboxypeptidase N catalytic chain isoform X2: protein MARWLRSLAGALLLLEGAAALSFLHHRYEEMVQALFRVQSQCPYITRIYSIGRSVEGRHLYVLEFSDYPGIHEPLEPEFKYVGNMHGNEVLGRELLLQLSEFLCEEYRRGNERITHLIHDTRIHIMPSMNPDGYEVAAKQGPDSNGYLTGRNNANGVDLNRNFPDLNTFMYYSGEISGPNHHIPLPDNWKSQVEPETLAVIQWISSYNFVLSANLHGGAVVANYPYDKSQDQRFRSHRRTVNTPTPDDKLFQKLAKTYSYAHGWMHRGWNCGDYFADGITNGASWYSLSKGMQDFNYLYTNCFEITLELSCNKFPPEEDLERQWMANREALVAFIEEAIQGIISGCCCLALTLSLPLQRGTSHRQ from the exons ATGGCTCGGTGGCTGCGGTCCCTGGcgggagccctgctgctgctcgaGGGGGCAGCCGCCCTCAGCTTCCTCCACCATCGCTACGAGGAGATGGTGCAGGCCCTGTTCCGTGTGCAGAGCCAGTGCCCCTACATCACCCGCATCTACAGCATCGGCCGCAGCGTCGAGGGCCGACACCTCTACGTGCTGGAGTTCAGCGACTACCCGGGCATCCACGAGCCCC TGGAGCCGGAGTTCAAGTATGTTGGGAACATGCATGGGAACGAGGTGCTGGGCcgtgagctgctgctgcagctctctgagTTCCTGTGTGAGGAGTACCGCCGGGGCAACGAGCGGATCACCCACCTCATCCACGACACACGCATCCACATCATGCCCTCCATGAACCCCGACGGGTACGAAGTGGCTGCCAAGCAG GGCCCAGACAGCAATGGGTACTTGACGGGGAGGAACAACGCCAATGGAGTGGACTTGAACCGCAACTTCCCTGACCTCAACACATTCATGTACTACAGTGGGGAAATCAGTGGGCCAAATCACCACATCCCGCTGCCCGACAACTGGAAAAGCCAG GTGGAGCCAGAGACGTTGGCTGTGATCCAGTGGATCAGCAGCTACAACTTTGTGCTCTCAGCCAATCTCCATGGTGGAGCAGTGGTGGCAAATTACCCCTACGATAAGTCTCAGGACCAGCGGTTCAGGAGCCACCGGCGCACAGTCAACACACCTACCCCTGATGACAAGTTGTTCCAGAAG CTGGCCAAGACCTACTCGTATGCCCACGGCTGGATGCACCGTGGCTGGAACTGCGGGGACTACTTTGCTGATGGCATCACGAATGGGGCATCCTGGTACTCACTCAGCAAAG gcATGCAGGACTTCAATTACCTCTATACCAACTGCTTTGAAATCACCCTGGAACTGAGCTGCAATAAATTCCCCCCTGAGGAGGACCTGGAGCGGCAGTGGATGGCCAACCGAGAGGCCCTTGTTGCTTTCATTGAAGAG GCGATACAGGGGATTATTtccggctgctgctgcctggcacttACACTGtcactgcctctgcagaggggtACCAGCCACAGACAGTGA